The Salmo salar unplaced genomic scaffold, Ssal_v3.1, whole genome shotgun sequence genome contains a region encoding:
- the LOC123724048 gene encoding arginine-glutamic acid dipeptide repeats protein yields the protein MQDEDNDPARRREIRSKYRDLISSVQQNREDMLSPTNNKLTDVLEEANKLFAEVRQAREAALDAHLLVLATDLGKEKASQLHAEGSAFDPSAFAEHLLSFMGLNRLEDEDEEEEGGASGGYFPQDSWQRVANRAQRCFRTAPSFHYMMGSFLAELPSPRQRVERQRKAPSKEVKRIMPTQEIIEAFSINEPLIHAPSSQLPAPSTQLPAPSTQHPAPSSTLPAPRSQHPAPTPSTQHPAPSTQHPAPSSQLPAPSTQHPAPHSQHPAPRSQHPAPSSTLPAPITQLPAPSSTLHAPSTQLPAPSSQLPAPSSQLPAPRSHYPAPSSQLHAPRSQYPAPSSQLPAPSTQLHAPSSQHPNERERENERERERERERERE from the exons ATGCAGGATGAGGACAATGATCCGGCACGGAGGAGAGAGATCAGGAGCAAATACAGGGACCTCATCAGCTCTGTTCAAC AGAACAGAGAGGACATGTTGAGTCCCACCAACAACAAACTGACAGACGTGTTGGAGGAGGCCAACAAACTGTTTGCAGAAG TCCGTCAGGCCCGTGAAGCAGCTCTCGACGCCCATCTCCTGGTGCTGGCTACAGACCTGGGGAAGGAGAAGGCCAGCCAGCTACACGCTGAGGGATCAGCCTTCGATCCCTCAGCCTTCGCTGAACACCTG TTGTCGTTCATGGGTTTGAATCGCCTGGAggatgaagatgaggaggaggagggtggcgcGAGCGGTGGCTACTTCCCCCAGGACTCGTGGCAGAGGGTGGCTAATAGAGCTCAACGCTGCTTCAGGACTGCTCCGTCCTTCCACTACAT GATGGGATCGTTCCTGGCTGAGCTGCCTTCACCTCGCcagagggtagagagacagaggaaagccCCCAGCAAGGAAGTCAAGAGGATCATGCCAACTCAG gAGATAATTGAGGCCTTTAGTATCAATGAGCCACTGATCCACGCTCCCAGCTCCCAGctcccagcacccagcacccagctcccagctcccagcacccagcacccagcacccagcTCCACGCTCCCAGCTCCACGctcccagcacccagcaccca cacccagcacccagcacccagcTCCCAGTACCCAGCACCCAGCTCCCAGCTCCCAGctcccagcacccagcacccagcacccagcTCCACACTCCCAGCACCCAGCTCCACGctcccagcacccagcacccagcTCCACGCTCCCAGCTCCCATTACCCAGCTCCCAGCTCCCAGCTCCACGCTCCACGCTCCCAGTACCCAGCTCCCAGCTCCCAGCTCCCAGCTCCCAGCACCCAGCTCCCAGCTCCCAGCTCCACGCTCCCATTACCCAGCTCCCAGCTCCCAGCTCCACGCTCCACGCTCCCAGTACCCAGCTCCCAGCTCCCAGctcccagcacccagcacccagcTCCACGCTCCCAGctcccagcaccca aacgagagagagagagagaatgagagagagagagagagagagagagagagagagagagag